The Pseudomonas sp. FP2309 genomic sequence ATTGTCATTCGCGCCTAAAGTTTGTCCGGGTATGGCCGAAAACATGGCAAGCGTCCAAATACCCAGAGGTTTTTTTTATCATGGTCATCGATTTCAGCCGTTTGAATAACACCCCGTCAACGTCAGGCACTGCGCGTACTTCCGGTGCCAAGGAAAATGTTGAAGCCAAGGCCCAGCCTCTGCCCGCCAAGACAGAACAGGCCAGCGTCAGCCAGAGCGGGGAATCCGTACACCTGAGCAATGAGGCTCAACAGTTGCAGAAGGTCACTGACTCG encodes the following:
- the flgM gene encoding flagellar biosynthesis anti-sigma factor FlgM, which produces MVIDFSRLNNTPSTSGTARTSGAKENVEAKAQPLPAKTEQASVSQSGESVHLSNEAQQLQKVTDSLRDQPVVNKARVAELKQAIADGSYQVDSNRVASKLLNFEAER